From the genome of Vicia villosa cultivar HV-30 ecotype Madison, WI linkage group LG2, Vvil1.0, whole genome shotgun sequence, one region includes:
- the LOC131651949 gene encoding protein PIN-LIKES 7-like — MGFLELLEAASMPVIQVLLISALGAFMATHYFNNLLSSEFRKSLNKVVFFVLTPSLVFSSFAKSVSLEDMISWWFMPVNVGLTFLIGGILGWILVKLLKPNLKVEGLIIAACSSGNMGNLPIVIIPAICDEKGAPFGAHDVCRSHALSYASFSMALGGIFIWTYTYQTIRSRSMRFKELEATQIIKAPNKDLEGNANTPLLKGKDDESTAIEVAPSSYIEDAESQIIVQQDVLKKENQSFLARTIEVLRDLVEELMSPPAIATFFGFLFGGVAWLRNLIIGANAPLRVIQDSLVLLGNGTIPCITLLLGGNLTQGLKSSSVKPLTLISIIITRLLVLPVIGLFIVKAAANFGLLPVDPLFQYTLVMQYAMPPAMNISTMAQLFDVGNEECSVILLWTYSAAAIALTAWSTFLLWLLSN, encoded by the exons ATGGGTTTTCTAGAGCTTTTGGAAGCGGCTTCTATGCCGGTTATTCAAGTTCTGCTCATTAGTGCATTGGGAGCTTTTATGGCTACTCACTATTTCAacaatcttctttcatcagaattTAGAAAATCCTTAAACAAG GTTGTATTCTTTGTACTCACTCCTTCACTTGTGTTTTCAAGTTTTGCCAAGAGTGTTTCACTTGAAGACATGATATCATG GTGGTTTATGCCTGTTAATGTTGGACTCACATTCTTAATTGGAGGGATTCTAGGATGGATACTAGTGAAGTTATTAAAGCCTAATTTGAAAGTCGAAGGTCTTATTATTGCTGCATGTTCATCAG GAAACATGGGAAACCTACCTATTGTGATTATCCCTGCAATATGTGATGAGAAAGGAGCTCCATTTGGTGCACATGATGTTTGCCGCAGCCATGCACTCTCATATGCATCTTTCTCTATGGCA CTTGGTGGGATCTTCATATGGACCTATACTTATCAAACTATAAGAAGCAGATCAATGAGATTTAAGGAACTTGAGGCTACTCAGATCATAAAGGCACCAAACAAAGATCTTGAAGGAAATGCTAATACTCCCCTTCTTAAGGGAAAAGACGATGAAAGCACTGCGATAGAAGTGGCACCGTCGAGTTATATTGAAGACGCCGAAAGCCAAATT ATTGTTCAACAAGATGTATTAAAGAAGGAGAATCAATCATTTCTCGCTAGAACCATAGAAGTTCTACGCGATCTTGTAGAAGAGCTAATGTCACCGCCAGCAATTGCTACA TTTTTCGGTTTCCTCTTTGGCGGTGTCGCATGGTTAAGAAATCTTATAATTGGAGCCAATGCTCCATTGAGAGTAATCCAAGACTCACTTGTATTACTTGG GAATGGAACAATTCCTTGCATCACACTCTTACTTGGTGGTAACCTCACTCAAG GTTTGAAATCGTCTAGTGTAAAACCATTGACGCTCATCAGCATCATTATAACTCGGCTTTTGGTGCTACCTGTTATTGGATTGTTTATTGTTAAAGCCGCGGCAAATTTCGGCCTTCTCCCGGTGGATCCTTTGTTTCAGTACACTCTAGTGATGCAATATGCAATGCCACCAGCAATGAATATTA GTACTATGGCTCAGCTGTTTGATGTAGGAAATGAAGAGTGTTCTGTTATTCTGTTGTGGACATATAGTGCTGCAGCCATAGCACTCACTGCTTGGTCAACATTTCTCTTGTGGCTATTATCTAATTAG